The DNA window GAAAACTGGAGCTTCCTCCTCTTACAAGAGAGAGACTGTGTGGTCTCGGTTTCGTAAGTGGTGAAGAGATCCAGCTGGTAAAAGTGGCCCCCTTCGGAGACCCAAAAGTATTCAGAATAAAGGGAACAGACATTACCCTGAGAGAGGACATTTCGATGTGGATTCTTGTCGAAACCTCCTCCGTGCCGCTTTCATATGCTACAAATGGAGAATACTTCGTAAGTATCATTAATGGTGGAATGGGCTTCAGGGAGAGACTGCGGATGGTTGGAGTAGAAGTAGGCAAGAAAATCACTGTTACCGGCAATATCGGAAAGAGAATCGAGATAAACGCAAATGGTATCCGTTCCGCACTTTCGCGAGGCCAGGCAATGAGAATCATAGTTAGGGAGAGATAAATTCAGTCGTGGAAAATCATAGAGACGGAATCGAGTCAAGAAAATCTACAATAGCACTTCTAGGAAACCCAAATGTTGGGAAAACAAGTATATTTAACGCTCTTACAGGTTCAAGACAAATAGTTGCAAATTGGCCCGGCGTAACCGTTGAAAAGAGAGCCGGAGTAATGAAGCATCACAATCACACCGTAGATGTTATTGATCTGCCAGGCACTTACACTCTCGGTGCCACTAGTCTCGATGAAAAAATAGCTAGGGATTTCCTTGTGAATGAGAAGCCCGGTGTCGCAATGGTCATAGGTGACGCCGTCAATTTAGAAAGAAGTCTCTATCTTCTTCTTCAAGTGCTTGAGCTTCGCGGAGATGTTGTCCTTGCAGTAAACGCAGTCGACGAAGCGAGAAAAGCAGGCTTTGAGATCGACAGAAACGAGCTTTCGAAACAGCTTGGCATTCCGGTTGTCGTTACCTCGGCAGTCACAGGCGAGGGTATCGAAGAGTTGAAGAATACTCTTGTGAAGAGCACCAAGAGCGGTAGCCACGTCCACTATCTTTTCTCTGATGAAGTGGAAGCTCAGCTCAGGGATCTATCCGAGAGAATAAGGGGGAAACCTTCTCTGGCCGGGATTGACGAACGTTGGCTTTCGATAAAGCTCCTGGAAAGGGACGACGAAGTTCAAAAAATAACGGGAATAACTCTGGACTACGACTTCTCTGTGGAGATCGCTGAAACTCGTTACAAATATATAAAGAGAATCCTTTCCACATCAGTAAAAGGTAAAGAAAAGATAGGCTGGAATTTTTCCGAAGCAATAGATCACGTTATGACTCACAGATTTCTTGGGATTTTAATTTTCCTTGCGGTTATGTACATCATTTTCCAGCTGACCTTTACTATCTCAGGACCGTTATCGATTATGATTGAAGAACTGCTCGGAGGCCTCGGTCGCGCACTTGGTGGCTTAATCGGCATAGATTGGCTTCGTTCTCTCGTTGTTGAGGGAATAATTGGAGGCGTCGGAGCCGTCTTGGTTTTCGTGCCTAACATTTTCATTCTTTTCCTGGCGCTTGGAATTCTTGAAGAGACCGGCTATTTGCCTAGAGCAGCCTTTGTTATTGATAGAATAATGTACGCAATGAAACTCAGCGGGCGTTCCTTCATATCTATGCTCCTTGGATTTGGATGCAATGTCTCATCTATTATGTCGACAAGATCGATCTCCGAACCAAAAGAGCGAATAGTAACCATTCTTGTTTCACCTTTTATCTCTTGTAGCGCGAGGCTTCCCGTCTATGTTTTGATTGCAGGCACTTTCTTCGGCGCAAGAGCCGGTGTAGTGATTTTCTTCCTGTACGTTTTGAGCATTGTTATAACGGTCCTTTCCGCGCTGCTGATCAACAAGCTCTTCTTCAAGGGTGAGCCCTCCACATTGATAATGGAGCTTCCACGTTACAGAAAACCGAGGCTCAGTTCAATAATTCTCTATACCTGGAACAAGGGGCGTCACTTTCTCGAAAAGGCCGGTACGATAATACTTGGCGCCTCTGTTGTGATATGGGTTCTCAGTTACTTTCCCTCAGAAGGGACCGGGAGTTTCGCAGCTATGATCGGGAAATCACTTGAACCGCTATTCATACCCCTGGGTTACACGTGGGAAATGATAACCAGTTTGGTTTTCGGAATAGCAGCAAAGGAAGTCATCGTTTCATCGCTCACAACGTTCTTCGGAAATCCAAGCGTTACGGGAACCTCTCTTGGCGTTATAAGAACGTTGATTACACCCGAAGTAGCTTTGAGTTTTCTTGTTTTTGTACTTCTGTACGTTCCATGCATGCCAACACTTGCAGTGATAAAGAATGAAACCGGAAGCTACAAGTATGTATTCTTCTCCGTCTTCTACAGTCTTGCAGTTGCTTATATCGTTGCACTAATCGTAAGATTGGTTGGGGGACTACTATGAGAGGAAGGTCGATAACATTCTGGCTCATATTCGGTGGAGTACTCTTTGCAGCTCTCGCGATGAACTCATTCTATGGATTGCTTTTGACTGATCACGATCCGTTTCTTGCCATCATCATTGGCATAAACTCCGCTATCTACTTTTTCGGAATTGCCGAGAAGAAAAGCGATGTCAGAAAACGGTATTCGCATCTGTTGGTTGGAAGTTTCTTCGCCTATGTGCTCTCAATATACCAGGTTCTTGTGGTGTTTAGTGTCTGGCTGGAGGGGTTACTGATCTCAAGTTGCCTATTGACTATCGAAGCATTGAACCTCCCTCTCATTATATCCGGCTTTGCAATATCCTTTCTTTTTGACTTCGCAAAGAAGCAAATCGAGACAAACAATTTCTAAGAATTCGCCTTGTGGAAACTCTCAAACACTATTTGAGCTTAATATGGTAATATGATTTGTGTTGTGGAGGTGATTGCATGGCACTCGTTTACGTGGTCGATGACGAGCTGAATGTCAGGCGAATTGTCAAAAAGACCATGGAGAACGAAGACAACGAAGTCCATACTTTCGTTACAGCTGAGGAAGCCCTGGAAGAAATAGAGAAGCGGAAGCCAGACCTCCTATTTACTGATTTGAGTTTGCCTTCAATGAATGGAATTCAATTTCTCAAAGAACTGAAGAATAGAGCTTACTCAATACCCGTAATAGTTGTCTCCTCGGATACATCTCCCGAATCGATGAGAAGTGCATTCAAAGCAGGTATAGTTGATTTCCTGACAAAGCCTTTTACGCCCCAGGAAATCAGAGATGCTTTCGAACTTGCCCTCAGAGAAGAAGACAGCATATACAAGCGCGCACGAGAAATAAGAAGGTTGATCGAAGAAGGCGAGACGGGTAGTGCGGAATCGCTAATGAGCGAACTGTTCTCAGATTTTCCCGGCTCTCCGTTTCCACACTTTCTTTACGCTCTGCTGGTGGCAAAGGAAAAACCCAAAATAGCTATTAAACACCTTAAAGCCTCGCTTTCGCTTGATGAAGATTTTAAGGAAGCTTCAGACGAACTGAAGAAACTGGAGGAGTAGGAATGCCTTTCATGAAGGGTGCGATCAAGAAAGACGAGTACTATGTTGTTATCTTCGGATGTGGAAGGCTGGGATCTAGAATGGCCAACTGGCTCTCATCAATGGGCTGCAGTGTGGTTGTCGTGGATAGGAACGAATCTTCTTTCGACGCACTATCTTATGAATTCACTGGGTTCAATATACTCGGGGACGCGACAGAACTTGATGTTCTGAAGGAAGCCAAGCTCGACAAGGCCGATGTAGCTTTGGTACTTACCACAGATGACAACACGAATTTGATGATCTCGATGTCAGCAAAGGAGTATTTCGAAGTTCCCCGGGTTGTTGCGAGAGCTTATGATCCAAATAACATCCAGATGTTCTCGGACTTTGGAATAGAAGTGATCTGCCCGACTCTGTTGGCCGTTGAAAACGTCAAGAATGCGCTCTACTTCATCAGCGGTGATGAAAAATGAAAATCGTGCTGATCGGTGGAGAGAAGATAGCCTACCATCTGGCCAGAAGGTTCTTGAGCAAAGGTCATAACGTGATGATAGTGAACAAGAATGAGAGGTTCTGCGACGAAATGGCTAAGAAGCTCCGAGCAGTCATCGTTAGGGGCGATGGAAGCAAGAGATACGTTTTGGAGCAACTTGAGCTTGACCGGTCAGACCTCTTTGTAGCCTTAACGCCGTACGATCAGGACAATCTAGTTGCTTGTCTTACGGCCTCGAGAGTGTATGGAATAGAGAGACC is part of the Mesotoga sp. BH458_6_3_2_1 genome and encodes:
- a CDS encoding FeoA family protein; amino-acid sequence: MVVPLSRMCEGEKGKIRKLELPPLTRERLCGLGFVSGEEIQLVKVAPFGDPKVFRIKGTDITLREDISMWILVETSSVPLSYATNGEYFVSIINGGMGFRERLRMVGVEVGKKITVTGNIGKRIEINANGIRSALSRGQAMRIIVRER
- the feoB gene encoding ferrous iron transport protein B, translated to MENHRDGIESRKSTIALLGNPNVGKTSIFNALTGSRQIVANWPGVTVEKRAGVMKHHNHTVDVIDLPGTYTLGATSLDEKIARDFLVNEKPGVAMVIGDAVNLERSLYLLLQVLELRGDVVLAVNAVDEARKAGFEIDRNELSKQLGIPVVVTSAVTGEGIEELKNTLVKSTKSGSHVHYLFSDEVEAQLRDLSERIRGKPSLAGIDERWLSIKLLERDDEVQKITGITLDYDFSVEIAETRYKYIKRILSTSVKGKEKIGWNFSEAIDHVMTHRFLGILIFLAVMYIIFQLTFTISGPLSIMIEELLGGLGRALGGLIGIDWLRSLVVEGIIGGVGAVLVFVPNIFILFLALGILEETGYLPRAAFVIDRIMYAMKLSGRSFISMLLGFGCNVSSIMSTRSISEPKERIVTILVSPFISCSARLPVYVLIAGTFFGARAGVVIFFLYVLSIVITVLSALLINKLFFKGEPSTLIMELPRYRKPRLSSIILYTWNKGRHFLEKAGTIILGASVVIWVLSYFPSEGTGSFAAMIGKSLEPLFIPLGYTWEMITSLVFGIAAKEVIVSSLTTFFGNPSVTGTSLGVIRTLITPEVALSFLVFVLLYVPCMPTLAVIKNETGSYKYVFFSVFYSLAVAYIVALIVRLVGGLL
- a CDS encoding response regulator, yielding MALVYVVDDELNVRRIVKKTMENEDNEVHTFVTAEEALEEIEKRKPDLLFTDLSLPSMNGIQFLKELKNRAYSIPVIVVSSDTSPESMRSAFKAGIVDFLTKPFTPQEIRDAFELALREEDSIYKRAREIRRLIEEGETGSAESLMSELFSDFPGSPFPHFLYALLVAKEKPKIAIKHLKASLSLDEDFKEASDELKKLEE
- a CDS encoding TrkA family potassium uptake protein, whose amino-acid sequence is MPFMKGAIKKDEYYVVIFGCGRLGSRMANWLSSMGCSVVVVDRNESSFDALSYEFTGFNILGDATELDVLKEAKLDKADVALVLTTDDNTNLMISMSAKEYFEVPRVVARAYDPNNIQMFSDFGIEVICPTLLAVENVKNALYFISGDEK